A stretch of Paenibacillus mucilaginosus 3016 DNA encodes these proteins:
- a CDS encoding SpoIID/LytB domain-containing protein encodes MPGVTLTPVDASLGYAVLRRELAGTAAVDAAAFGGGAKLWAEPAGGAASGIKVDERYDRAYRGGIEVSVYNGKLAVVNELPFQEYLYSVLGSELGASWPAEALKAQAVAARTYALKQGMKYGIAHISDTTTDQAYKGVSVEFPTALEAVKATEGEVLTYGGSLIDPLYYSNAGGKTAESTEVWGNAVPYLKSASSPDEGAQNGKKTWYKIVTPSGRMGYIRSDYAQATGEKNPAGLPYYEGNTTGTNVRGAPYVDDTANPSLFTVDIGDRFVVIGEAVESNAYAWIRGPFDSAKLKEKLGSQVSGSITSLEVTSRGASGRATAVSVNGQPVKAAYPDSLRGLLGGLPSTRFEIEETGRYTIQGAEGTVRTRTPGSSPVYIAGGTAAPRKSDAEAPLFVMNGAGQVRAATDDAQFIFKGTGFGHGLGMSQWGAKGYAEQGLDYRAILRTYYTGAEITRP; translated from the coding sequence GTGCCGGGCGTCACGCTGACGCCGGTCGACGCCTCGCTGGGCTACGCCGTGCTGCGCCGGGAGCTGGCCGGCACGGCCGCCGTGGACGCGGCCGCCTTCGGCGGCGGCGCGAAGCTGTGGGCCGAGCCGGCCGGCGGGGCGGCGTCCGGGATCAAGGTCGACGAGCGCTACGATCGGGCTTACCGAGGCGGGATCGAAGTTTCGGTCTACAACGGCAAGCTCGCGGTGGTGAACGAGCTGCCGTTCCAGGAATACCTTTACTCCGTGCTCGGCTCCGAGCTGGGCGCGTCCTGGCCTGCGGAGGCCTTGAAGGCCCAGGCGGTGGCGGCCCGGACCTATGCGCTCAAGCAGGGGATGAAGTACGGGATCGCGCATATCTCCGATACGACGACCGATCAGGCTTACAAGGGAGTATCCGTGGAATTTCCCACAGCCCTGGAGGCGGTGAAGGCTACGGAGGGGGAAGTGCTGACCTACGGCGGCTCCCTGATCGATCCGCTTTACTACTCCAACGCGGGAGGCAAGACGGCCGAATCCACCGAAGTATGGGGCAACGCCGTCCCTTACCTGAAGAGCGCCTCGTCTCCTGACGAGGGAGCGCAGAACGGTAAGAAGACGTGGTACAAGATCGTCACGCCGAGCGGGCGCATGGGGTATATCCGCTCGGATTATGCCCAGGCGACGGGGGAGAAGAATCCGGCGGGTCTCCCGTATTATGAGGGCAATACGACCGGCACCAACGTGCGGGGGGCTCCGTATGTGGATGACACCGCGAATCCTTCGCTGTTCACCGTCGATATCGGCGACCGCTTCGTCGTGATCGGGGAAGCCGTGGAGTCCAATGCCTATGCCTGGATCCGCGGTCCGTTCGATTCCGCCAAGCTGAAGGAGAAGCTTGGTTCCCAGGTCTCCGGCAGCATCACCTCGCTGGAGGTCACGAGCCGGGGAGCTTCGGGCCGGGCCACGGCCGTCAGCGTCAACGGCCAGCCGGTGAAGGCCGCGTATCCCGATTCGCTGAGGGGGCTGCTGGGCGGGCTGCCGTCCACCCGGTTTGAAATCGAAGAAACGGGAAGGTATACTATACAGGGAGCAGAAGGGACGGTCCGTACACGCACGCCGGGCTCTTCTCCTGTCTATATCGCAGGAGGCACCGCAGCACCCCGGAAGTCCGATGCCGAAGCACCGCTGTTCGTCATGAATGGCGCGGGGCAGGTACGGGCAGCCACGGATGACGCCCAGTTCATCTTTAAGGGCACCGGCTTCGGCCACGGCCTCGGGATGTCCCAGTGGGGAGCCAAGGGCTATGCCGAGCAGGGGCTGGATTACCGGGCCATCCTGAGGACCTATTACACCGGCGCTGAGATTACCAGGCCGTAA
- the ruvB gene encoding Holliday junction branch migration DNA helicase RuvB, protein MDDRIISAHLMMEDQVAEFSLRPRYLAEYIGQAQAKENLKIYIEAAKMRREALDHVLLYGPPGLGKTTLSNIIANELGVNLRTTSGPAIERPGDLAAILTNLQENDVLFIDEIHRLHRTVEEVLYPAMEDYALDIIIGKGPSARSVRLDLPPFTLIGATTRVGLLSAPLRDRFGVVSRLEYYTVDELSYIVSRTADLLQVSIVGEAAREIGMRSRGTPRIANRLLKRVRDFAQVKGDGIITQEITQQALMSIQVDPLGLDEIDHKMLRAIILSFQGGPVGLDTIAASIGEESQTIEDVYEPYLLQIGFLQRTPRGRMITPSACKHLGLPMPSRS, encoded by the coding sequence ATGGATGACCGGATTATCTCCGCACATCTGATGATGGAGGACCAGGTTGCGGAATTCAGCCTGCGTCCCCGGTACCTGGCCGAATATATCGGACAGGCGCAGGCGAAGGAGAACCTCAAAATCTATATCGAAGCGGCCAAGATGCGCCGGGAGGCGCTCGATCACGTGCTGCTGTACGGGCCGCCGGGACTCGGCAAGACGACGCTGTCCAATATTATCGCGAACGAGCTCGGGGTCAACCTGCGTACGACGAGCGGTCCGGCGATCGAACGCCCGGGAGACCTGGCGGCGATCCTGACGAATCTGCAGGAGAACGATGTGCTCTTCATCGACGAGATTCACCGTCTGCACCGGACGGTGGAGGAAGTGCTCTATCCCGCGATGGAGGATTATGCGCTCGATATCATCATCGGCAAGGGGCCGAGCGCCCGGTCGGTGCGGCTGGATCTTCCGCCGTTCACGCTGATCGGAGCAACGACACGGGTCGGCCTGCTGTCCGCTCCGCTGCGTGACCGCTTCGGCGTGGTCAGCCGGCTTGAATACTACACGGTTGACGAGCTGTCTTACATCGTCTCCCGCACGGCGGACCTGCTGCAGGTGAGCATTGTCGGGGAAGCGGCCCGGGAGATCGGCATGCGGTCCAGAGGCACGCCGCGGATCGCGAACCGGCTGCTGAAGCGGGTGCGGGACTTCGCGCAGGTGAAGGGCGACGGCATCATCACCCAGGAGATTACGCAGCAGGCCCTGATGAGCATCCAGGTCGACCCGCTCGGCCTCGACGAGATCGACCATAAGATGCTGCGGGCGATCATCCTGAGCTTCCAGGGCGGCCCGGTGGGGCTGGATACCATTGCGGCGTCGATCGGCGAAGAAAGCCAGACGATCGAGGACGTGTACGAGCCGTACCTCCTGCAGATCGGTTTCCTGCAGCGCACGCCGCGTGGACGGATGATTACGCCGAGCGCGTGCAAGCACCTCGGGCTGCCGATGCCGAGCCGTTCATAG
- the tgt gene encoding tRNA guanosine(34) transglycosylase Tgt, with amino-acid sequence MPAVTYEHIKTCKQSGARLGRVHTPHGVIETPAFMPVGTQATVKTMAPEELKAMDAHIILSNTYHLFLRPGHETVKAAGGLHKFMNWDRPILTDSGGFQVFSLSDMRKISEEGVEFRSHLNGDKLFLSPEKAMEIQNALGSDIMMAFDECPPYPAEHSYAKQSLERTTRWAERCLKAHSRPEDQALFAIVQGGMYEDLRKQSAAELTSLDFPGYAIGGLSVGEPKHLMYEVLDYTVPLLPEQKPRYLMGVGSPDALVEGSIRGIDMFDCVLPTRIARNGTIMTSAGRLVIRNAKFANDFGPLDPACSCYTCKNYSRAYIRHLIKADETFGIRLTTYHNLHFLLELMRGVRQAIREDRLLDFRDEFFAAYGIDENSKGF; translated from the coding sequence ATGCCAGCAGTTACTTACGAACATATCAAAACCTGCAAGCAGTCCGGCGCCCGTCTTGGGCGCGTTCACACGCCGCACGGCGTGATCGAGACGCCGGCTTTCATGCCCGTCGGCACCCAGGCGACCGTGAAGACGATGGCTCCGGAGGAGCTGAAGGCCATGGATGCGCATATCATCCTCAGCAATACGTACCATCTCTTCCTGCGGCCGGGCCACGAGACGGTCAAGGCGGCCGGCGGCCTGCACAAATTCATGAATTGGGACCGTCCGATCCTGACGGACAGCGGCGGATTCCAGGTCTTCTCCCTGAGCGACATGCGCAAGATCAGCGAAGAGGGCGTGGAGTTCCGCTCCCACTTGAACGGGGACAAGCTCTTCCTCTCCCCGGAGAAGGCGATGGAGATCCAGAACGCGCTCGGATCCGATATCATGATGGCGTTCGACGAATGCCCGCCGTATCCGGCCGAGCACAGCTATGCGAAGCAGTCGCTTGAGCGCACGACCCGCTGGGCCGAGCGCTGTCTCAAGGCGCACAGCCGGCCGGAAGACCAGGCGCTGTTCGCGATCGTGCAGGGGGGCATGTACGAGGATCTGCGCAAGCAGAGCGCGGCCGAGTTGACTTCCCTGGATTTTCCGGGGTATGCTATTGGGGGACTCAGCGTAGGGGAGCCGAAGCACCTGATGTACGAGGTGCTCGATTACACCGTTCCGCTGCTTCCCGAGCAGAAGCCGCGCTACCTGATGGGCGTGGGATCGCCGGATGCCCTTGTCGAAGGGTCCATCCGCGGCATCGACATGTTCGACTGCGTGCTGCCGACCCGGATTGCCCGCAACGGGACCATCATGACCAGTGCAGGACGTCTGGTGATCCGCAACGCGAAGTTCGCGAACGACTTCGGACCGCTGGATCCGGCCTGCTCGTGCTATACCTGCAAGAATTATTCGAGAGCATATATCCGCCATCTGATCAAAGCGGACGAGACCTTCGGCATCCGTCTGACGACATACCACAACCTGCATTTCCTTCTCGAGCTGATGCGGGGCGTGCGCCAGGCGATCCGGGAAGACCGGCTGCTTGATTTCCGCGACGAATTCTTTGCCGCCTACGGTATCGACGAGAACAGCAAAGGGTTTTAG
- a CDS encoding DUF421 domain-containing protein has product MEMLLVLFFRTLLVYVVVFLTMRLMGKREIGKLSLFDLVISIMIAEIAVFVLEDLDKPLIQGILPMLTLVLVQVFIALVSLKSQKLRRLFEGQPSPLIEHGHLNREEMRKQRYNLDDLLLQLRENKVLNVADVEFAVLEPSGKLTVQQKTDKEEEPPCPPPSFRYEGLPLPLIMDGKVQDDSLKKLDQTRFWLKRELQSRGIKDFKEVFFCSLDHRGRWFIDKKR; this is encoded by the coding sequence ATGGAGATGTTGTTGGTCCTCTTTTTCCGTACCCTGCTGGTCTATGTGGTCGTCTTCCTGACGATGCGTCTCATGGGGAAGCGGGAGATTGGCAAGCTGTCGCTGTTTGATCTCGTGATCTCGATCATGATTGCCGAAATCGCCGTATTCGTACTGGAGGATCTGGACAAGCCGCTGATCCAAGGCATCCTTCCGATGCTGACCCTGGTGCTCGTGCAGGTGTTCATCGCGCTGGTCTCGCTCAAGAGCCAGAAGCTGCGCCGTCTGTTCGAAGGGCAGCCTTCTCCTCTGATCGAGCATGGACACCTGAACCGGGAGGAGATGCGCAAGCAGCGCTATAACCTGGACGATCTGCTCCTGCAGCTGCGGGAGAACAAGGTGCTGAATGTGGCGGATGTGGAGTTCGCGGTGCTGGAGCCTTCGGGTAAGCTGACGGTGCAGCAGAAGACGGACAAGGAGGAAGAACCGCCGTGTCCGCCGCCGTCGTTCCGTTATGAGGGACTGCCGCTGCCCTTGATTATGGACGGCAAAGTCCAGGACGACAGTTTGAAGAAGCTCGACCAAACGCGGTTTTGGCTCAAGCGGGAGCTGCAAAGCCGGGGCATCAAGGACTTCAAGGAAGTGTTCTTCTGCTCCCTGGACCACCGGGGGCGCTGGTTTATCGATAAGAAGAGGTAG
- the ruvC gene encoding crossover junction endodeoxyribonuclease RuvC, with protein sequence MRVLGIDPGIAIVGFGFIDKQGHKLVPVQYGCIQTEAHTSDSLRLRQVYEATVQLIDKYKPDAIAIEKLFFSRNVTTAMIVSQARGVLMLAAEQKGLPISEYTPMQVKQAIVGYGKAEKKQVQEMVKLFLHLSAVPKPDDVADALAVAICHAHSSGLQQQLNGAYKR encoded by the coding sequence TTGCGCGTTCTGGGAATTGACCCGGGCATTGCCATTGTGGGATTCGGATTTATTGACAAACAGGGGCACAAGCTCGTGCCGGTGCAGTACGGCTGTATCCAGACGGAGGCGCATACCTCCGACAGCCTGCGGCTGCGCCAGGTGTACGAGGCGACCGTGCAGCTGATCGACAAATACAAGCCTGACGCCATCGCAATCGAGAAGCTGTTCTTCAGCCGCAACGTGACGACGGCGATGATCGTCAGCCAGGCGAGGGGCGTGCTCATGCTTGCCGCCGAGCAGAAGGGGCTGCCGATCTCGGAATATACGCCGATGCAGGTGAAGCAGGCGATCGTCGGCTACGGCAAGGCGGAGAAGAAGCAGGTGCAGGAGATGGTGAAGCTTTTCCTGCATCTGTCGGCCGTGCCGAAGCCTGACGATGTGGCGGATGCCCTTGCCGTGGCGATCTGCCACGCGCACTCTTCCGGACTACAACAACAATTGAACGGAGCATACAAACGATGA
- the ruvA gene encoding Holliday junction branch migration protein RuvA, producing the protein MIDFLRGPVVYRDTEYVVLDVNGVGYRIFCANPFGVAPSKDGRDGGEVTMFIHYHVREDAHLLFGFTTREEQSLFRLLLDVSGIGPKVAIGVLAGGRPETIAGAIRQENLSFLTKLPGIGKKTAQRMVLDLKDKLGAITGGLDEGLFAPSEPLSAVPEGQGAWGEAKAALMALGYTEAEADRAGSAIKGKLKGGETADAVTKLALQALFQESMMR; encoded by the coding sequence ATGATCGATTTTTTGAGGGGACCGGTGGTCTACCGCGACACGGAATATGTCGTTCTGGACGTGAACGGCGTGGGATACCGCATCTTCTGCGCCAACCCGTTCGGTGTGGCGCCGTCCAAGGACGGCAGGGACGGCGGTGAAGTGACGATGTTCATCCATTACCATGTGCGGGAAGATGCGCACCTGCTCTTCGGCTTCACGACACGTGAGGAGCAGTCGCTGTTCCGCCTGCTCCTGGACGTCTCGGGAATCGGGCCGAAGGTGGCGATCGGCGTGCTGGCCGGCGGCCGGCCGGAGACGATCGCGGGGGCGATCCGGCAGGAGAACCTCAGCTTTCTCACGAAGCTGCCGGGCATCGGCAAGAAGACGGCGCAGCGCATGGTGCTCGACCTGAAGGACAAGCTCGGGGCGATTACCGGCGGGCTCGACGAAGGGCTGTTCGCACCGAGCGAGCCGCTGTCAGCCGTGCCGGAGGGCCAGGGCGCCTGGGGCGAAGCCAAGGCGGCGCTGATGGCGCTCGGGTATACGGAGGCCGAAGCGGACCGTGCCGGCAGCGCCATCAAGGGCAAGCTCAAGGGCGGCGAGACGGCGGATGCCGTCACGAAGCTGGCGCTGCAGGCGCTGTTCCAGGAATCGATGATGAGATAA
- the spoVB gene encoding stage V sporulation protein B, with amino-acid sequence MTKQSFIKGTLILLAAGIINRILGFIPRMTLPRVIGSEGIGLYQMGWPFLVVILTLVTGGIPVAVAKLIAAAEAEGSEARIRSIFRVSLALSTVLGLFFGAAIFYFAPWITSHVFTDSRVYYTFLCMTPIVPIVAVSSVFRGYFQGRHNMIPTALSQVIETLIRIVTVLLFAYWMIPYGIEYAAAGAMVGVTIGEIGAMLVLAIIYLRGRQSRPEKPRAEIGSRKPLNRLANLKNLLSLAVPITGSKLVGSGSYLLESILTVHALAAAGLATGVATAQYGALQGMIIPVLLLPSALTFSLAVSLVPSLSEAAARGDMKTIHMRLHQSLKLALVTGAPFAVLMYVLAEPICLYMYNQPGVGAMLRMMAPAALFIYLQAPLQSALQALERPGSALVNTLVGSVVKLALIVMLASRPEFGILGAVVAITVNIMLVTVLHWNSMVRLLQFRMEVSDFVKVGFSMAAAGVSSYSVMYSGWLPDGFGKFASACFTGFVIYLLAATLLRLIDRDDLFRIFWLGKKFVK; translated from the coding sequence TTGACCAAACAATCGTTCATCAAAGGAACGCTCATCCTGCTGGCCGCGGGCATCATCAACCGCATCCTCGGCTTCATCCCGCGCATGACCCTGCCCCGGGTCATCGGCTCGGAGGGGATCGGACTGTACCAGATGGGCTGGCCGTTCCTGGTGGTGATCTTGACGCTCGTCACCGGCGGCATTCCCGTGGCGGTGGCCAAGCTGATCGCGGCGGCCGAAGCGGAGGGCAGCGAAGCGCGCATCCGGAGCATCTTCCGCGTCTCTCTGGCCCTCTCCACCGTGCTCGGCCTCTTTTTCGGCGCAGCGATTTTTTATTTTGCACCCTGGATCACAAGCCACGTCTTCACGGATTCCCGGGTGTACTATACGTTCCTGTGCATGACGCCGATCGTTCCGATCGTCGCCGTCTCCTCGGTCTTCCGCGGCTATTTCCAGGGACGGCACAATATGATTCCGACCGCCCTCTCCCAGGTCATCGAGACCCTGATCCGCATAGTCACCGTGCTGCTCTTCGCGTATTGGATGATTCCCTACGGCATTGAATATGCCGCAGCCGGGGCGATGGTCGGGGTAACCATCGGAGAGATCGGCGCCATGCTCGTGCTGGCCATCATCTACCTCCGCGGCCGGCAGAGCCGGCCGGAGAAGCCCCGCGCCGAGATCGGCAGCCGGAAGCCGCTGAACCGGCTGGCCAACCTGAAGAACCTGCTGTCCCTCGCCGTTCCGATTACAGGCAGCAAGCTCGTAGGCTCAGGCTCGTATCTGCTTGAGTCGATCCTGACCGTGCATGCCCTTGCGGCGGCAGGCCTTGCCACCGGTGTGGCCACCGCCCAGTACGGTGCCCTGCAGGGGATGATCATCCCCGTGCTGCTCCTGCCGAGCGCGCTGACCTTCTCCCTCGCCGTCTCCCTGGTTCCGTCCTTATCTGAAGCGGCGGCGCGCGGTGACATGAAAACGATCCATATGCGGCTGCACCAGTCCCTGAAACTCGCGCTGGTCACCGGTGCGCCGTTCGCCGTCTTGATGTATGTGCTGGCCGAGCCGATCTGCCTCTATATGTACAACCAGCCGGGTGTGGGCGCCATGCTGCGCATGATGGCTCCGGCGGCTTTGTTCATTTACTTGCAGGCTCCGCTCCAGTCCGCTCTGCAGGCGCTCGAAAGACCCGGTAGCGCACTGGTCAATACACTCGTCGGGTCGGTGGTCAAGCTTGCGCTGATTGTCATGCTCGCCTCCCGGCCTGAATTCGGCATCCTGGGAGCGGTGGTGGCCATTACGGTGAACATCATGCTGGTCACCGTCCTGCACTGGAACAGCATGGTCCGCCTGCTGCAGTTCCGGATGGAGGTCTCCGACTTCGTCAAGGTGGGCTTCAGCATGGCGGCGGCAGGGGTGTCCAGCTACTCCGTCATGTATTCCGGATGGCTGCCGGACGGCTTCGGCAAATTCGCCTCCGCCTGTTTTACGGGATTCGTCATCTACCTCCTGGCCGCCACCCTGCTCCGGCTCATCGACCGGGACGATCTCTTCCGGATCTTCTGGCTCGGGAAAAAGTTCGTTAAATAA
- the yajC gene encoding preprotein translocase subunit YajC, whose amino-acid sequence MWELAAANAPAEATGPMAYLVTYGPLVLMFVVLYFLLIRPQQKRQKARNMLLGNLKKGDKVVTIGGLHGTILELTDDTVILRVNDVTKLTFERSAINTVTASPSGDEKK is encoded by the coding sequence ATGTGGGAATTGGCAGCGGCCAACGCACCGGCGGAAGCCACCGGGCCTATGGCGTACCTCGTAACTTACGGACCGCTCGTTCTTATGTTCGTCGTTCTTTACTTCCTTCTGATCCGTCCGCAGCAGAAGCGCCAGAAGGCGCGCAACATGCTGCTCGGGAACCTCAAGAAGGGAGATAAGGTCGTCACGATCGGAGGACTGCACGGTACGATCCTGGAGCTCACGGACGATACGGTCATTCTTCGTGTGAACGATGTGACGAAGCTGACGTTTGAGCGTTCTGCGATCAACACGGTGACGGCGAGCCCATCCGGGGACGAGAAGAAGTAA
- a CDS encoding TIGR04086 family membrane protein: MKGSPLLSGLMYAVLFMLAGTLAASLVLLGTEVAEGSWLSATLTIHALSLFIGGIVSGRRSGSRGWYQGGLLGLLYTAVIWMIGFLAYDAGFTQEMLVLGGVAPVAGALGGMIGVNLKR, from the coding sequence ATGAAGGGATCGCCGCTGCTCTCCGGATTAATGTACGCCGTGCTGTTCATGCTGGCCGGCACGCTGGCCGCCTCGCTGGTGCTGCTCGGCACCGAGGTGGCGGAAGGCTCGTGGCTGAGTGCGACCTTAACGATCCATGCGCTGTCGTTATTCATTGGGGGAATCGTGTCAGGCCGACGAAGCGGCTCCAGAGGCTGGTATCAGGGCGGCCTGCTCGGCCTTCTGTATACGGCGGTCATCTGGATGATCGGCTTCCTCGCTTACGATGCGGGCTTCACGCAGGAGATGCTCGTTCTTGGCGGCGTCGCCCCGGTGGCCGGCGCCCTGGGCGGGATGATCGGCGTGAATCTCAAGAGATGA
- a CDS encoding post-transcriptional regulator, which produces MDKDIWKQDRSSEAEPGGSSQDGAEPRDHQADEADEAASEEQEEAGPRQDAGGGSADPVPYMEMYYASAEPAASMIRDEAEHTEAAEAELTQPVQGPDAEAVTEGFGMADETADEPDEPLYEEDPSIPLIERAEAYAGEAEPETLDDAELSLVIEEMCRSKAEEFHMIGYEHVTPEDIWDCISDKYRKSGVPPLHRIVNDILSLRVTNFMNWLTMSAFKGAHFR; this is translated from the coding sequence GTGGATAAAGACATATGGAAGCAGGACCGCAGCAGCGAAGCGGAGCCCGGCGGAAGCAGTCAGGATGGGGCGGAGCCGCGGGACCATCAGGCCGATGAAGCCGATGAAGCCGCCTCGGAGGAGCAGGAGGAAGCGGGCCCCCGGCAGGATGCGGGGGGCGGAAGTGCCGATCCGGTCCCTTATATGGAGATGTATTATGCATCCGCCGAGCCGGCCGCGTCAATGATTCGCGACGAAGCGGAACATACGGAAGCAGCGGAGGCGGAACTCACGCAGCCTGTTCAGGGGCCGGACGCAGAGGCGGTGACGGAAGGCTTCGGTATGGCGGATGAGACCGCAGATGAGCCGGACGAGCCCCTCTATGAGGAGGATCCGTCGATTCCTCTCATCGAGCGTGCCGAAGCGTATGCGGGGGAAGCGGAGCCGGAAACGCTGGACGATGCCGAGCTCAGCCTGGTGATCGAGGAAATGTGCCGCAGCAAAGCCGAGGAGTTTCATATGATCGGCTATGAGCATGTGACGCCGGAGGACATCTGGGACTGCATCAGCGACAAGTACCGGAAGAGCGGCGTGCCGCCTTTGCACCGGATCGTGAACGACATCTTGTCGCTGCGGGTGACGAATTTTATGAACTGGCTGACGATGAGCGCATTCAAGGGTGCCCATTTCCGTTGA
- a CDS encoding HNH endonuclease → MDMGAHCLLHKTCSRCGKTKYYLQFPTKGLKRSKNGARKNICRTCTRRKSKGKLLPAPDTAVMGELTAVQQALPAEPAPAVQAAEPVPLSLQPPAEEPEPFRLAPPAAAAGSRSAEARGADRRQAGPQSGGPRRTVPPLKAPVRKKPGAGRLLRQDRDGLIRMKGRSKNGKRWVQDIDWALAVLLVEERAAIVLTPYMIRRLYSNDDFRLMILERDRFTCRYCGEYGDTIDHIVPRAKGGHTTPVNCVCSCYACNQSKADKDADEFIRGAQERQKV, encoded by the coding sequence ATGGATATGGGAGCGCATTGCCTGCTGCACAAAACCTGCAGCCGATGCGGCAAAACCAAATACTACCTTCAGTTTCCGACCAAGGGCCTCAAGCGCTCGAAGAACGGGGCCCGAAAGAATATATGCCGCACCTGCACCAGAAGAAAGTCCAAAGGAAAGCTGCTTCCGGCGCCTGACACCGCCGTCATGGGTGAGTTGACGGCGGTTCAGCAAGCGCTTCCCGCAGAGCCTGCGCCTGCCGTGCAGGCGGCCGAGCCGGTTCCGCTTTCGCTGCAGCCCCCTGCAGAGGAACCGGAACCGTTCAGGCTGGCACCGCCGGCGGCTGCCGCCGGGTCCCGCTCTGCGGAAGCCCGGGGAGCGGACCGGAGGCAGGCAGGGCCGCAGAGCGGCGGACCGCGCAGGACCGTACCGCCGCTCAAGGCCCCCGTCCGCAAGAAGCCGGGAGCCGGCAGGCTGCTGCGCCAGGACCGCGACGGGCTCATCCGCATGAAGGGCCGGAGCAAGAACGGCAAGCGCTGGGTGCAGGATATCGACTGGGCGCTGGCGGTGCTGCTCGTGGAGGAGCGGGCGGCGATCGTGCTGACGCCATATATGATCCGCCGGCTGTACAGCAACGACGACTTCCGGCTGATGATTCTCGAGCGGGACCGGTTCACCTGCCGGTACTGCGGCGAATACGGCGATACGATCGACCATATCGTCCCTCGGGCCAAGGGCGGGCATACGACGCCGGTCAACTGCGTCTGCTCCTGCTACGCCTGCAACCAGAGCAAGGCGGACAAGGATGCCGACGAGTTCATCCGGGGAGCGCAGGAGCGCCAGAAGGTGTAA
- the queA gene encoding tRNA preQ1(34) S-adenosylmethionine ribosyltransferase-isomerase QueA, which yields MQVDLFDYHLPEELIAQTPLADRTASRLLTLSKTSGETAHHTFEDLEQYLQAGDVLVLNNTRVIPARLFGVKADTGAKAEILLLKQLEGDRWEALVKPGKRLREGAVIHFGVETGADGASQGEPLLKATVEETGAQGARVLRFEYEGIFNELLDRLGHMPLPPYIKEQLPERERYQTVYAKHEGSAAAPTAGLHFTEAFLHRLEQKGIQLAYVTLHVGLGTFRPVSAETVDEHDMHEEYYEVPQETAELVTAAKREGRRVVAVGTTSARTLETAAAEDGSLQACSGSTGIFIYPGYRFKAVDALLTNFHLPKSTLMMLISALAGRENVLAAYREAVERKYRFFSFGDAMFIY from the coding sequence ATGCAGGTGGATTTATTCGACTACCATCTCCCTGAGGAGCTCATTGCCCAGACGCCGCTGGCCGACCGCACGGCTTCCCGGCTGCTGACCCTGAGCAAGACGAGCGGGGAGACGGCTCACCATACATTTGAAGATCTGGAGCAGTACCTGCAAGCCGGGGATGTCCTCGTGTTGAACAACACGAGGGTCATTCCAGCCCGGCTTTTTGGCGTGAAAGCGGACACCGGAGCCAAGGCGGAGATTCTGCTGCTGAAGCAGCTCGAAGGCGACCGCTGGGAAGCCCTGGTGAAGCCGGGCAAGCGGCTGCGCGAAGGCGCCGTGATCCACTTCGGCGTGGAGACCGGCGCAGACGGCGCAAGCCAGGGGGAACCGCTGCTGAAGGCGACCGTCGAGGAGACCGGTGCGCAGGGGGCGCGCGTGCTGCGCTTCGAGTACGAGGGCATCTTCAACGAGCTGCTCGACCGGCTCGGCCATATGCCGCTGCCTCCTTATATCAAGGAGCAGCTGCCCGAGCGGGAGAGATACCAGACGGTCTATGCGAAGCATGAGGGCTCGGCCGCGGCGCCGACGGCCGGGCTGCATTTTACCGAGGCCTTCCTGCATAGGCTGGAACAAAAAGGTATACAATTAGCCTATGTCACGCTTCATGTGGGACTCGGCACGTTCCGTCCCGTTTCCGCCGAAACGGTGGACGAGCACGACATGCACGAGGAATATTACGAAGTGCCGCAGGAGACGGCCGAGCTGGTCACCGCTGCGAAGCGGGAAGGCCGGCGCGTGGTCGCCGTGGGAACGACCTCCGCACGGACGCTGGAGACGGCCGCCGCGGAAGACGGCAGCCTGCAGGCCTGCAGCGGCTCCACCGGAATCTTCATCTATCCGGGGTACCGCTTCAAGGCGGTGGATGCGCTCCTGACGAACTTCCATCTGCCGAAGTCCACGCTGATGATGCTGATCTCCGCGCTCGCGGGGCGGGAGAATGTACTGGCCGCCTACCGGGAAGCGGTGGAGCGCAAGTACCGCTTTTTCAGCTTCGGCGACGCCATGTTTATTTACTGA